GTCCCTAATTGACAAAGGGCAGAGCAGGCGAGCACGCCGCCGTGGGGCCATCCAATCATCCCGAGCCCACACACTGCCACCCGTCCATCCTTGCTGCGGTGGGATGGCAACCagagcgcctccaccaccatcgTCTGTCGCGGGCTCACTGCCCTCCTCCGTTGACGTCAATGCCCTACGCCGATAGGGGTGGAAACGGATTGGATAGTGCTCTTTCCACTTCCGTTTTCATATTTCAAAAACAAAGATGAATGCTGAATACGAATACGGAGCGGATGTTACTCGAATATGGATACGGATCAGGTGTTTTCTCAATTCAGAGCCGATACAAATATCTTATAATTTAGTGACATATTAGGTAAAAGAAACAAGTCAACAATTATGTGACCTAAGATGATCGACTCGCACCATACAATAAATCAATGATAGACCAGTAGACAGAGAAACACTGTTGAAGTATATGGGGAATGCCCAACCTTCTCCATCAATTCGGACTTTTGGAGCAACTGGTTGGTGCATGAAGCATGGTATGCTATCAGAGACAGAGGTCTCGAGTTCGAGTCCTGGCTAGTGTGATTGTTTTCTACAATTGCTGCTCGCTCCCTTCCACGTTTGAGGCATGCAGCAAGACAGAGAGACTGCACACGAGTGGGGGTGTTGAAGTATATGTGGAATGCCCAACCTTCTCCATCAGTTTGGACTTTTGGAGCAACTGGTTGGTGCGTGAAACCTTAATACATACTACTATAATGCAAAATAGTTTCTAAGTTGAATCATACAAAAAAAGTAAGATTCGACAACTTTTTAGGcctttagagcatctccaatacgTGCCCATAAGGCACCAAATTATGGTTGGAGCAAAATTTGCAACACCTAAAAGTGCTTTTTTTACAGCAGCAAAAACCTCCTTCCGAGTGCTTTTTTACAACACCAAATTGTGTGGTCCCGAGTGGTTCCCCTGGTGTTGCAAAATTCGCAACACTTGGTGTAGGTGTTGTATATTTGGAGTAAAACTTTTGCATATATGGCACCTGTTGGCGCAGCGTTTTCCCCTCGTGATGAAAAAGTGATCCTGCACTATTTTAGGGCacctattggagatgctcttatgttGGATACTCCCCCCCTCCCGTTTCTTTTTTACTCTGCTTATAAAATTTGTTTGAAGTCAAACTacgtaaagtttgaccaaatttatctTAAAAATATCAACATTTACAATATTAAAGTTCTatagtatgaaaattaatttcatgatgcatctactaatattgatttcatattgtgaataTTGATATTTTTCTAATAtagttggtcaaactttacgaaATTTGACTTCAAACAAATTTTATACGCAGACTAaaaagaaatggagggagtacttagCATATAGGGCTAGAATTGTTTAAATTGGCTAACTTTTTTTCGGATACGGATATATCCAATTCCATTACCACATTTTTCAAAATCCCATACAACATTTGTATTTGTAAAAAGAATCCAGATATTTTCCATACCCATTTTCATTTTAGTTCGGATGCCAATGTTGACTTGCAATATATGGTTTTCTTGAATATGACTATCGGATATTTCAAATTTTCCACCGCCACTTTCCACCCTTCTATGCCGGTAAACCTTTCTGACACCGATGCGCCATGCCTGCATAGTTTAAGggttcttcttcctccagcgagAGTGTACACGTCCATACCGTATTCGGGTATCTGTATTTGTTTCTGCTCCCACTAAAAAATATGAAAACAAATGTGATATCACTCAATTCCAGCTGTTTCCGCTCCATTTGTATCCCTGACTCAGCATATGAACATCAGAACATCACTAAAATTAATGAGGCACAATTACCTGCTGGTCATCATCATTTTCGGCATGTGTTACTCCAAGCAACCTCGAACCTTCAGCATTATCAGGGTTCTTTAAAACTTCAGCCTCCAGAGGAAGAGCAGCTTCACCTAAGAGGCCCTTCCGAAAGAGCTCCTGCTCTTCCTGCATTGGATTAGGGTGACCAACATATGGGTTCATCTCGGAAGAAACATAAACCCCTCGAGAAGCGCCAGAACTTTTGGAAGCTAATAGTTAATGATAAGCTGTAATTTGCTATACGTAAGGGCCTTCTGTAAAACAGAACATAACCAACCAATGGTAAAAACAAATGACTTCTCAATGAATATTAACCAAACCCTAGTAATCTGACAGAGAGATTGGTCAGATAACATATCAAGAAAGAAGCAACAGAGGTCGGCTCAACCTTAATACTATTAGTAAAGACACAAAAACAAGAGACTTGTACTTACTCATCTGCCCATGGATCAGCAGAGCTCTCACCAAAAGCTCCTCCACTGAACTCCTCTGCCCAATCATCCACATTCAATTTGGAGAACTCATCGACCCACTTCTCTTTGAGCCCACCCTGATTCTGTTCACTAGAGAACTCACTACTAACCCAACTATCGGACCCTTGTGAAAGCTGTAGAACAAATATTAGTGAGGCAAAATCATCAGTGTCCAGCAGATGTAAGTGTGAAAGAAGGGACATCGATGtactattcctaaatagctacaACCCACTACCTATTTTTCCTACACATGCAAGCATGCCACATGAGCAAGTCctgcatgcaagtcataaattACATGTTTTTCGCATTACTCTATGCATGCATGCAGGgctgccacatcatcaatttgtGCATGTTAGTTATAAGTTATCTTTTCATTACATTTTGTATTGACAGTATATGTTTTGGGCGATTGCAGCATACCTACATATTTCATCCTTCACATTTTTTATTAGAAATGATGTTCTGTTAACTGGAATCCATTTTTTATTCTCTTTTTATATGCTTCATGTTTTTCACCTTTTTAAGATTACATTTGCTTTCCATTAGTTTTAGATGTTATTTAAGCAACTATTTTTATTCTAACAAGATTCCTGTAGCAACGTTTGGGGCATCATCTAGTGTTCCTAAATGATAATACTATTATTACACCACTGTTCCTTTTTTTACACTGCCTGGAAAAACTAGATCCCCATTTGAGCATGGCATGCATTAATTTACACACATCCAGCTCTCAGGTGAAAACTAAACCCCATTTAGCACACCatacaattatttaaatgcatcCAGCTCTCTGGTATTACCTCTCCATGCACAAACTGATCTGCCCAAGAATTAGCATTAGCATTATgctgtgtttgaaattcatcaGCCGAGCCACTGGATTGAGATGCGGAACCTTGTTTTACTTGGTTATCTTCTATAATAAGTTCACCACGGCTCATCTTTGAAACAAAAGGAAAAAGAAAGTGTCATCAGGTGCTTAAGACAGGACGATCATAATGATGATCCTATAGTATAATATAAGGTTGCAAGCAATACAGTTGATTAACTTAATGTAAATAAACAATATTATTATTGGTGAAAGATACAGACTTAAAAGAGAGTTCTCATGATCCAATATCCACAAAATTTGAGTTTGAACCATGAAATGCAATAGGCGGTATCCGTAGAATATCTAGCAGAACATATATAATAAATAAATAGGATTTCATATCACCCCAATTGCCACTAAAAAATAGTGTTTTTGACATAAACAGAAACATTGGACACATGAGAGTATAACACGATATATCAATAGTGTGTCGTACGTCAATAAGAAGAAACAATACAACACTTATTCACAATATATGTTAGTTCATTTCTGCATATCCAATAGAGGTTCTTCTCTATCAGTTTGGAAAGCAAGATCCTATTTAGGAGGTTTGGTCTGACTTTTTTAGGATTCATTGAGATACTTTAGGCATGTTGGACCTAATCTAGAACATTTAGGTTTAGCCTATCATATCAAGATGCAACTGCAATCACATCAATACATGAGTAGGATATTTCCTTATGAAGAAGAAAATTAAATTATGATGAGTTGTTGTTCAAGCAAATTTTCACTGTGGGTAAAAGCAATGTGCAAGCAAAATAGAGTTACATGTACAACCAGGCCATCATAAATACCTGGAACTTTGGGTCATTATTACTTGATAATGTTTCTGCAATCATACAGGATTGCTGCATAGCTGCGAGATTCGCCATGTTCGCTCCTCCCATCTGACCCATGGCCATCTGAGACTGATGCTGAGACAACATAAAGTACATAGCATAATTTAAGCCATGTATCCCACAAATGAACATGCTAGTGCAGAAGGAAACTAAATTATGACGAGTATGCAGATTTCCATACGAACTACAAGGCTTTGTTTTTTTTTACTTTATAAGCCAAATAAAACTAGTTAATATTTAACAGATATATTGAAAGAATGTGATCCTTTGTCACCTCATGTTCTAGAATAACTACATTTAGTAAAAGTAAGAATTCTATGTTTACATAAGACTGTCTAAAATAAACACACATACATATATAAAGAATATCTTAAACTTTATTTCTAAATACAGCATACAATTACTCATAGATACCATAATATCTCGATAATGGGTAGGGTAGGGAAACTATCAGATTACAACTGGGTAATGGCATACCAAACCCACATATCCTTCTCAAACAAACTTTCTTATTGGATTGTGTTTCCTGTTGGATATTGGCAATTTACTCACGAAAATGGAAAACATAATTTTCTAATGTTTACGAGAAAATACCAGTAGAAAGAGAACAAACTCAAGAATACTGCAGCGCATGGTGCAGATACAAATGAAATCCAGAATTGCATTTGGATACATAGATAGCCAGATATCGTCATTTATTGGGCAATCAGATTATCCAGATAAAAGGGTATCAATTGCAACATAGTTATACTGGCCTAGAAGCTAAACAGTATCTTCAGCATGGCTGAACTTGGTTCTAGGATGCGTTGTCTGCTAATATGATTAGTATAAACAATGAAAAAACATGCTTCACAATTGATGGTTGTGAAAATGTCAAACAGGCTTTTAGAAGGCTCTGACCTGTTCAAATTCAGAGGCCCATCGATTGGGACCATATTGCTGCTCAAAAGAGTGCGCCCAACCCTCAGGGTTATTATTTTGCTTGCCAAACTCAGTGATCCAACCCTCAGGGTTATTATTTTGCATGCCGAACTCAGTAATCCAATTATTTACAGCATTGTGCATTGGGCCAGATCTCAAAGCACATTGGGATTGATTCCAGTACTCCTCCATCTCTGGGTACGGCCCATGCAGGGCATTTTTCATTCGATCACTATTGTCAATATCAAGAGAATGCAGCAATGTATTTACCTGATATACGGATAAAAGTGTTACATTCATGAATGTTCTTCTAGTAAACATCCATCAACGAAACATAGGCAGCACATGGAACTTAGAATGTCAAGCAAGTCAACAGGAAACTACTGAGCTAAGCTAATGGAGAAAGGACAGAAATAAGTGTTGTGAGAAAATTTGTATGATCCATGGCTATTCCAATCACAAATGTAAGAGAAGTTAACCTGTGCTTGTATATATTCTTCAGGTTGATCGGCCAAAATATGATGTGCCATTATGAAGCTGCGATCACGTATACATTGCTTGTCAGCTTCGGACAAACCAAGAGCTGGTACTGGGACAGGTTGAAATGGCACACCAGCTCGGCCACTTGAAAGAAAAGAATGCAGAACACCAGATAAGACCCTTTGCGGTGGACCTGGAACCAAAATTTAGGAGTCATTGCAATGTGTGGTTAATAGACAACCATTCACAGTAGATAGAAATGCTAAGACACAGAAATCTACCATCCAAGGCCGGTCCCAAGGTAGGGCCTGCATTGTTATAAATTTGCTCAAATTCTGCAAAGTTTGCTTCTGGCCCTCCAAATGCAGAATGCCCTGGAGGGCGAAAAGATTCAACCCAATCATTAGCAGGACCCCCACGAATGAAGTCGGCACCCTGCAAGTGTTCAACAACAGTTAGGAATGACCAAACGGGGTACAAAAAGAAAGTTTTAGAGAATCAACATTACCCGTGCAAATGGCCGTTGCTCTTGCTTGAACTCATTCTCAGAGCCAGGGAGAGTAGACAGTGGAGCTGCGCTATAATCAGACGTAGTTGGAACATTAACTGAGGCTCCAGGAAGTCCCTTTAGTGACTGCACAAAAGTTATAACCAATTTAATGCATTTCGATGTTAAACATCCCATATTTCCAATTTAATCCACACAAATTCTTATAAAGGAACATGGAAACTGGTAGGAGACAAAAAAATATGTCTTCACATGTACCTCATGACTGGTATGTTCAGAATAAGGTCAGTCAGAGATTCTCAGATAAGTTAATTCACAGAGTACTTTTACTTAAACTGGTGAAATGAGTGTGCTAAAGGTTAGAATCCTAGCACGATGAGCTCTTTTCACCCTTTACTCTTTTTTTAAACAAGATGAGAAGCCTACCGATACTATAGCGAACTTGGTAgcttatactccctctgtaaactaatataagagcgtttagatcactactttagtattctaaatgctcttatattagtttacggagggagtactttacaAAGCACTGACTCAAGTATCTCGCCCAGCACTTTAGAGCATGGTTTCAGAGTAAGGTGAAAGGGACCAGACACGGAACCTTGAACCAGTAATAGCTCTGGCCCGTCTAGTCAGTCTAAATCAATACACCAAGCAATCAGAGACATGTGACAGTACAACCCACGAATCAACCGTATTCTTCAGCGCATCTAGACCGCGCGGGATACAGCACTGGCTTCGCGTAACGGAAGCAGCATATGAGCACATACGATCTACAGGGCGCCAATTGATCCAGGCCACCGCAGATGCAGAGGGTAAGCCTTTAAGCTCGAGAGTCTTGACcgacggggcggcgacggactTAGGGTTTACCTCCGCTTTGTTGGACTGGCCGAGGAGGGTGTTGGCGAGGGCGCCGAATGGGTTGGAGGAGGACGCCCCGTCCGGGGCGCAGTTGTTCTGGCCGGTGATGAGCTGGGCGTCCCCATGTCCACAGAAGGCTCCCGCGGGCGCCGGAAGGAGGCGCTGGCGCTGCTccaatcgccggcggcgagaggCGTTCAGCCCGAGGAGATGGGGAGTGAGGGGAGGAGTCGCGCTGCGTGCGTCCCGGTGGCCTGGCGGGCCCTTTAGGGCGGATTTACAGTACACCCAAAAAAACCAGCCCCGCCAGACACCGAATAAAGCGCCCGGCctggcccggcccggcccggcctgGCCTGTAAAATTTAGAGCGGCCCGTAACCGCCCTCGATTCCCTCATATATACTGGGGCGACCGGCGTTTAGGGTTCACGTCTGCTTTTACCCCTTTTCCCTTCCGCCGCATTTCTTTACCTCCGGCGGTAAATCCTCATTCCTCCTGTCGTGATTTACCGTGGACGCGGGCAACCAAAGCTCGCCCCGATGTCAAGCTCCGGTTGCGAGAGGGGTGGCCGAGGGGGCCGTGGCGGCTCGCCGCCGcgcaagcgccgcaacaacgacGAGGCCGGGAGCTCCTCCCTCAGCCCGCCGGTGAAGGAGTCGCGCAAGGAGCAGTCGTGGAAGCGTGGCGTGCTGTCCCGCAGCTTCGCCAAGCGGGCGCGGAGCAACTTCGACCGCCTCAACTGGATCTTCTCGCCTGCGCACAAGCGACTCCGGGCAGCGGAGCGCGCGTTGTTCGACGCGAAGAAGGCGGCCGCCGCCGAAGACGAAGCGGCATTGAAGGAGGAGTATGACCTGGCCCTGGCGTCCGTCCTCTCCAACTCATCGGTGGAGTACCATCTCAACGTCAAGAAGTCTGGCGATGATGACTGTGCGGAGATTTAGGTTTTTTATTATGTTTAGCTAGTATGAACGAACTCCGACAATGTAATGTCTGGCGCGAACTGCTAGTTTAAATTATGTCGTATGTGTTATCGGATCTGTTCTTTCTCACCTTCCACGGTACCGTAATGCTAAAGATTCTCTAAGCTCTTGTGGACCCGATAAGGCCAGGATATGAGAGAATTTTTTTCTGTGAGCGTATGGATGGTTGGAActttttttttgttcacatatgaGAAAACGCAGGGAACAATGTTTTTTTCCTttaaaaaaattccaaatttCAGGTTGGTTGAAGACTTGAAGTCTTTCCTATTCTAGTCCAAAGgttctttctttttttcattCGTGAAAACAGAAAATGTTTTTCTTCTCTTTACAAAAAATCAAATTTCAAGTTGTTGAAGACTTGAAGTCTTCCTATTTTTAGTCCAAAAAGGAGGATCTTCCTATTTTTCTTTCGCATTGCAGTGTCAAAGCATTGGAATTCCCTCGATTTTGCTCTTGCAAAATTTGTGCACTTATCAGCGAAGTGCTTAGGATTTTCTTTGTACAAAATGCGCCATGTGAGGTTGAACCATTGACGTTAGAGGTCAGCGCAGAAGGGCTCGAACCGGATGTGAATAGGTTGTCGACGGAGCAGTGGGCCATGGTGGAGAAGGACGACCTCGCTGTACAAGTCAATGGCGCCGGCACTATGGAGAAGGAGGAGATCATGACCCCAAGAGCAGATCAAGGGAAAATAAGGGAAAATTCACCGCCTATGTGGCAATGTACAATCATCACTAAAATGGAAAAATGAATGGGGTGATTTGTGCCACAAATTTGCTTAATTTGCGTTAAAATGTGGGAAAAACTGTTAAATGGGTTAATTTCTATCACAAACATGAAACTAAAGGTAAAAATAAAATTCACTCTTTTCTACTATGTTAAAATATCTACCTCTAAGGGCATCTGGCATCTCCAACGGTGGACCCCTAAAACGGACATGATATTTGTCCGTAGACCGATCCGGATGGTTTCAGAACATGGGGATAGGAGTCAGTCATCCAACTTATATCTCAAATGTCCGTTTCTATTAACTTAATAGGAAAAAGGAAATAGTTTAGCAACTTTCAACCGTGGCTAGCAACCTTCTGCCAAAGCACTTGGCAACCTTCAGCCAAAGCACTAAACCATCTGCCATTGAAGCACAAAAAGTTTTAGCAACCTTCCGCCAAAGCTAGTAATATTTGGCTAGTAACCACCTTGAAGCACTTGAAGCTTCAAATAGTTTAGCACCTTCCGCCAAAGTTAGTGCTGGTGACCGTGTGATTAATGACTTCCGTTAGACTATCCACAGTGGAAGTAACATagatagtaacatcacacatatctaggtAAAATAGGTGATGTGGCAagtaataaatgaagaaagagagacatggggtaacatagctagttactactaggatgagtaacatcacacatatcaaagCAAGacgagtctatagcctaataaatgaagtgttgcatgttaccatacatatgttactccccactatagaggtagtaataTAGAGTAGTAACATGTCTTAAATATGCTCAGAACCGGTAGCAGCATTTGGCCAAACGCCAAACTAATCATCTTCCGGACAAAGAGGAGAGAGAGGCACGGGGTGGCTTTTGATTGGCCAGGCCGATGTCCAGACTCCTGCAAAACTCCTTATTTGCTTCTGGTTTGCGGGATTTCGAACAGATGGACCGGTTTGCGGGCAGACGCGTGACGACGTTGGATGGCAAAGTGCGTATGAAAAGCTCTGTTCGGACACTTGCAGACGATCTGGGATTCCGATTTGGAGATGCTCTAAAGCCGTTCTCACTTTCAACATGAAACATGGCTTGTCAATATAGTATTTTTAGTCTTTTATACCTTCACCATAGCTACAAAATCTTGCATGGCAAACATCTCCTCCCatgtaagagcatctacagttGGGCGCCTCAAAACCCCCTCAGACGATCGGATGGACGACCCGATCACTGGACGGTAAAAAAAATGATCCGGATGGGCGCCAcaaacgcccgggctgaccggcaACCCTCGTACCCAGCTCAAATCTGGGGCAGATATGGGGAAGCCCAGGCGCGTCCGCCACGTCGAACTAACATGCGAGCCCCACAAGAAAACACTTTGAGATCCCGACGGTCCGGAGCTCGTCTTCTTTGACGGACCGATGATGTCGCTTGTCGGCGCTCTGGCGCGCCGCGCAAGGCCCCTAGCCCGGCTATTTCAGGTGGACGCCGGCACCGAAACCCTACCTATCCACATTTCCTCTCCTCCCTTCTACCGCTGCTACTTTCCAATTGCCGTCCACGTCCACATTTCACTGCCCCGCCACCACCACAATCAAGTGTCCACGCCACACGCTGACGAGTTAGGAGCTACCCTTATCTAATGCCGAAGCACCGACCACAACCCCATGAGCAGATCCAGGCAACGCGCGAAGCCCGAACCGCTGCGTGGCTACCTCCGGACACGGTGGATccgaagaaggaggaggaggatgaggaggacgTAGAGTAGGAGGAGGACGCGGGCGAAGCACGATCTATTTGCGGAGCAACATGCAATCCTCGATTCCCTTCAGTCGGAGGCGAAGGCGAAGGCCAACCGCCGTATCCACCAGGCGGAGCAGGAAGCGGGCGTCGATGACACACTTTCCTATATGGATGAGTAGGAGGAACCGGAGCCCTCCTACGCGCCCATAACTCGGCGCCCGACACGGAGAGTGTGGCATCTCCAACGACGAAGCATAGTTAGGCTAGTGTGATTTGCATAGTACATAGGATTTTTTTTGCGTGCTTTGTATGGATTTAAAGGATGAAATATGAGGTACTCGGATGAAGGGGAGAAAGTATGAGGTGTGACCGATTACTGCGTGCGGACGCGTCCGGTTGCGCCCACGAGTGTTGAGGGGTCAGATTTGGTGTCACGGTTGTAGATGCTCAAACCTCCAAACCGTTCTAGAGCTTTTTCTCCATGTATGCATTGCTATATACAACAAAAGAATAAAAGAGAAG
The sequence above is a segment of the Aegilops tauschii subsp. strangulata cultivar AL8/78 chromosome 6, Aet v6.0, whole genome shotgun sequence genome. Coding sequences within it:
- the LOC109732992 gene encoding peroxisome biogenesis protein 5-like gives rise to the protein MRRKGKGAGPGRARPGALFGVWRGWFFWVYCKSALKGPPGHRDARSATPPLTPHLLGLNASRRRRLEQRQRLLPAPAGAFCGHGDAQLITGQNNCAPDGASSSNPFGALANTLLGQSNKAESLKGLPGASVNVPTTSDYSAAPLSTLPGSENEFKQEQRPFARGADFIRGGPANDWVESFRPPGHSAFGGPEANFAEFEQIYNNAGPTLGPALDGPPQRVLSGVLHSFLSSGRAGVPFQPVPVPALGLSEADKQCIRDRSFIMAHHILADQPEEYIQAQVNTLLHSLDIDNSDRMKNALHGPYPEMEEYWNQSQCALRSGPMHNAVNNWITEFGMQNNNPEGWITEFGKQNNNPEGWAHSFEQQYGPNRWASEFEQHQSQMAMGQMGGANMANLAAMQQSCMIAETLSSNNDPKFQMSRGELIIEDNQVKQGSASQSSGSADEFQTQHNANANSWADQFVHGELSQGSDSWVSSEFSSEQNQGGLKEKWVDEFSKLNVDDWAEEFSGGAFGESSADPWADDSGASRGVYVSSEMNPYVGHPNPMQEEQELFRKGLLGEAALPLEAEVLKNPDNAEGSRLLGVTHAENDDDQQWEQKQIQIPEYGMDVYTLAGGRRTLKLCRHGASVSERFTGIEGWKVAVENLKYPIVIFKKTIYCKSTLASELK